acccaaaacgcTGAAGCATAGCAAAACTAAcatgagaagtttttttttcccccctactgGAAGTCATACAAAATGAGTTGCTGTAATTTGATCCAAAGCATTGCAACATTTACACTTCAACTGCACTTGTAACAAGTTTGACGAAGCAGATTTGGTACGAGCAGCCTTTTCCTTCAAATGGAACAGAAGCCCATCCTTTCAGGGCTTGAAGAGCACAGTGGGACCCATGGAGGTAGGGTACAGGCCTGTGCAGCCACCATAGCAAACAGGTCCCCTCCCTGCTGGCCCCCAGTCACTGCGGCACATAAGCTCCTTTGCAGCACAGATTACAGCAATTTATATGCAGTAACACAGCCTAATCCCCCAGGGCGGGCGCCAGTGCAGGTGCAGGAGGGCTGGCACTTGCTCCCCACCATGACAAGAAAGCACAAGGGGAGACCCTGAAGTCTGGGGCCAGGGCAGAGCCCCTCAGCGGCTGACAGAGTCCAGTGGGCAGGCAGCCCCGCAGGTGACAGTTCACCTTCCTGGAGGATGGACTTTTTGTTGAAAGGCAAGAGACCTGGCATCAGAATGCCTCTGAAAACCTACCATTCCCCTTTACTGTCGTCCTCCTCCACGTGACCCTTCAAGGGCATAGGATTGAGGCAAAATGTGACTGTCATTTTGCTCAATCGCACGTGACAATAGTAAGCATCTCTAGCCTGCTGGGAGTGAAGATGTGCGTTAGGCGCGTCCCTGCACCTGCTGTCTGAGCAGCAGAGGAAGCACACGTCCGCTGAATTGGGGGTGAGGCTGGGCCAGCTTTGTGAATGGGATGCGTCAAAAGGCTGGGCAGGAAGGGAGCACAGTCTTGGCCCACAGAGATCAAGAGCTTGATCCCGCTGGGTTATTGGGAGTTTGGGGAGACTAGGGAAAGGTCAGGGCTACTTCTGTGTCCCCCCAGCTGTGGGTGCACCAGCAgcacctgccccttctcccctcagcACCCTGTGAAAGGGAACGCATCCCCTTCACTCCCAGCTGTCACTCTGCAGCCAAGAGGGACGGACAGTCGTGTGACCTATAGTTTGTGACACGTGGCCCTGTCTGCAAACACCAAAGTCCTGGAATACTATGGTCCACATGCATACTATGGCCTCATGTTGGCCCAGAATAGCAGGACTGGGAAAGCAATCCCACCTTCCAGAGGTGAGGTGCCATGAGCGTCTGCCCCACAAgactctcccactcccactctggaCAGGGCTCCCACACGTGTCCCCACAACGCCCAAAAGCCCACCGGTTCCGCCCTGCCCTCCAGAAATATGTCCACCAGTCATGAGCGGACCAGGTCCACCTCTGTCGTGTGGTAAGAAGAGGCTCACACAGGCCCACGTGCCCAAGCAAGCATGTGGTTGTCATTTGTGTAAATGAATTGTTTCAAATGCTACCAATCTAGTTCACACACGTTTCACACCGCCCATTCCCCACCAGGACACACAAAGCCGGTGGTTCTTTGTGGGAGGGACCTCAGGGCTGGACGgttagaggaggaggaaggctccATTTCCCCCCTTTGTGCAGCATTGTGATCTCTTCCCCCTTCCAACCATCTCCACGTATTCTTCATTTCTAGATACTGTTAACAAGGGCTATCTGGTTTGTGGGGTTATGGGCCATTTCAAtacttctctatatttaaaataaagcaatgcATACTAAGTATAAATAAAGTAACAATGAAACAAAGCGTATCTCAAGTAGAAGGCCTTCAGAGGTTTAAGGGAAGAAGCAATTACTTCCAGGTCATGGGTATGGATGGGCCACAAGGTCACAGCCAATGCAGGGACAGGTAGGCAGGTCAGCTGGACATTCCACTGGGAGGAACGCATACAGACGGGGCACCATGCACTAACAGCAAGGCTGGGGACAGCGTAGGACACAGACAAGAGGGCTCAACGTGCCAGGGTACCGCTGGGAAGAGATCCAGATGCACTCGAGGGGCTGGAGTGAGGGAGACATTATCACATGACCATGGAATGAAGTCCAGCTGGGTCACATCTATGCTGGAAGGGTCCAGGATGAACCCAGAGTGGTCAGGGCGAGAGTTTCAGTTGGCTCCTGGAGAATGAGTCCGGGTGGCCAGCGGAGTGGTGTGCAGAGAGAGCTCCAGACAGAGGCCAGAGCAGGAAAGAGACTGATGACCCCACAAACTTAGAGCCCAGTTTGGCTGGAGGCTCCTGAGGAGGGGGCTCACAGAGTCTTCTCCCAGGCAGGAAGACACTAAAGCTGCTGATTGAGAAGAGGGATCCTGGCGGGATACACGAGGAGAGGCCAGGAGGAGAGTGAACCAGGAGGCCAGTGAGCACAGAGTCTGGGCATGGCACCACCAAAGAGGGAACCAGAAGGAAGGGGTCCAGCAGCATTCCTAAAGACTGAATCTCGAGGAAGGGAGGGCAGCACCTCCGTAAACATCCACACGACATCAGGAAGTGGAATAGACGAGCACGAGTGGGAGTAGGAAGGAAACGGTGAACTTGAACAAAGCGTCACCAAGACACTGGATGGCCATTCAAGCTTGAGAAGGAAACTGCTCATACCCCGTCCTAAATCCCTCTAGTTAGCTAGCATGATGGAGAACTTACTTTGTCATCAGGACGCATACTGTGCTCTTCCTTACTGAAGAATAAAAACATCTGTgctttttttccaaaggaaaactaAACATCCCCACAAAGTAAATGACAATTAGGCTGAATGGCAGCAATCCCTCCCGAAAGCACAATGTTATTATACTGGGTCTTAACTGTCATTACACGGTAAGTACCTGTCCCGGACTGGAAGTGGCATCCACACAGCTTGCTCCCTTGGCATCAAAGATCTAAACTTTTTTTGATTCTTGGATTATAGAGCAACCATACACAATTTATCCTGTAGTTAGATCTAGCCTAAAACCCCGAGAACGTTCGTGCACACAGTAGCACGTGGGCactggttaaaatgcagattccaatgGGCGCAGTCAGTCCAATATGGGGCCAGGAAGGTGCATCCGTACCAGGAAGCCAGATGGGGCATGGAGTGGGTTTGAAGACCCTTGTTCTAGAGAACAGAGAATGGACAAGCTGAAGAGGAACAAAGGACAGATTcactggaggggggtggggggagaggaagaggcacCTGAAAGTTTCATTTCACTCCCAAACTGCATTCTACATAAATATTCCCCCTGAAATAACTTGAAAAACTTTATAAATCAGTGTTTCAGTTTTTTACTCTCCAAATGTTATACAATTCTTTAGCTAAAACAGGAGTAATGAGACAAAATGGTCCTGAAAAGTACAATAGAAAAATACTGTTGACTGGTTTATTTTCCCGAATGAGCAACAGACTATTTACAAATAAGCAGATCTCCAACGATGTGTATTAAAATGGCAAGTCTATTACTGTTTGAaatctaaatgaaaaagaaaatttattaaggCACATTTGATCtgtgagtttttaaaacaaacGAACTTTCTGGTGTAATGACAGATTTCACTTTTGTCCCCAAAACATGTGAGCACCAAAATTGTCAAAGAACACTTAATATTTAGTAAAACAGTAAGGAATGTAAAAATTGAGGAGggaaaagcattttcaaaaggaaatcttTGGAGATCAGTTTACTGCAAATAAAATAACACTAAACACACTCCTGATACACATAAATACTAATAGCTAAACAGGTACTTGAGAAATGGCCGAGCTCTAAACAAtggatattaaataaattaaaggtaTTTCagatacaaagaataaaacaaaacagtaattaAAGATTGAAACAGCCAACTCCACCGATGTAACACAGACAGgatgaacaaaaccaaaatatattttcccccAATGCTTTCATTAGGGcgggtttttgtttctgttttagcTTGTGTACATTAGATTTATTACAATAATTCTTCTTTGCCATTCCAAATATTAATAGTGTAccctttaaagatgagaaaaaaacaaaaaacaaaaaaccaaatccTTCTTGGAATTTAATGCCAGGTCCATTAAGCCACACAAATTACGACGACAGCCATTCATCTTACTGTGCCTTTCTCCCCTTGCTTTTAAAACAACTCCGTGACCACAATGAGCACAAGTTGAGGGAAAGAATCAACTTTGGAAAGCTCTCCCGACAATGATGATACAGCTTATTatcacatttccttattttacaatTAGAACAtgaaatggcttaaaaaaaaaaaaaatcgccattgaaaaaaaaaaaagacaaaaggtcGAATCTGTGCAACATTACCAGTTACAACAAAACATGTACCAGAGTTACAGTGTTCTGTTACATTAATACTTTGCAGGAACGTTCATGTTTTCTACCATAGGACCACAGCAAAGGGGTCTGAAAAGAAACGCATAAAACACAACGAAACACGACAAGAAAGTTCTGTCCATCAGGTACATTTCAAGTCATTATCAAGCAGGCCTGCTACATGACGTTCAGCAAGAAAATGTGCTCAAAGGCAAACATGATCACATTTTTGTTCAAAAAGCTCAATCATCAAGGAGTCCTTTGTAAGAAAATCATGTGTAAAATATATCCTTGTATGGACTTCGAAAACGGATCatacaaaaaatttttgaaaaataaattagataattaAAAACGTCTCTTCCAGCAAAGCTGGACCTTAGGCTGTCCTCACTGAGCCACTGTTATTGCTGTTTTTACTGTAACTTGGGTCGTTTTTTTCCAGCCACATTTCAGCCAGCTGCTGTGTGGACCCATATGTGGATGCTTTGGACCCCAAGCACATTTTGTACTGTTTGGGATCGAGATTGGGATCACAAAAGACAGGATGGTGGACGTGGACTACTCCCACTTCTTGGCTCCTAAATGTCTTCAAACCTGCCTGGACAACCTTGTTGAAAAGGTCCACATCCTCGAGCCCCCAGCCCTGGATGGAAACATCAAAGCCGCCTACTCGGACAAGATCTCCCTTGTAAATGCAAGTAATGCCAAACCCATAGTTTCTCCAGAAGCCAGTTTTCTGAGTGAAGGCAAAATGGTTATCACTGGGAACTTTCCCACTATAAACAATCTTTGGATCGTACTGGCTAAAGATGATTGGAAAATATATCTGTTGGCCCAGAACTGTGTTTGCTCGACATCGTTGAAGGAATTCTGTAGTAAACACGAGGTCAACGTCACAGAAAAAGAGCAGAGACTCGTTACTGAACTGGGAAGACCCTACTTCAAGGGCCAGAGCTCTTGAAAACTCTCCAGACACAGGCAAAATCTGCATGTCAGCTTTAGGGTACTTAATGCGATAATCTCTCATGAGTTCAACTTGTTTGGCCTTGTCAGGGTTCGAGTCAGAATTGAAAAGCAGAACCACGAGCTTGACGTTCTGATTGGGAATGAGACACGTCTTCTCGAAGTTTCccatgaatctcacaaacatgtcGAAACGCCCAGACAATGGAatcaatatatttatctttttctctttgggttCTTTGTGCTCGTTCTTTGATCCAGGGAGCTGAAAGGGAACAAGTTTCTTCAGGGAATTTGAGAGAAAGGACAAGGATCCGGATTCCTGATTGATTTTGTTGGCCAATTCCTTTGCATCCAGTTCCTCGTGCTCCACAAACTGGATCTTGCTGAAGGTCTGCTGTAAATATGCGTGTCGCCGGACGGGAacagtcatttttttccctttgtgcttTTTGTACAGAAGGAGCAGGTCCAGGATGTATTCGGCCCCATACATGGGGTTCACCCGGCGGTAGCCATACTGTATCTCCTTGAAGTCAATAATGCGTCCTCTGGTCTTGGCATTGGCATTGATCATCTCCATGACCTGCATGACAATGTCATCCAGGGCCTCCCTCTGAGCGGAGTCCATCCCTCTCCGAGGCGGCTGGCCCTCAGCCGCAGAATACAAGTATTTCCCAGTCAGAAACTCCCACTCCAGGATCTCCTCCCGCTGGCGGGGCTGAAACCTCATGAAGGAAGGTGGGATTCCCAGCTGGAGGTCTTCTTTGTGAATCTCCGTGTTGCTGTATCTGCCCATCAGGACGATCTCTCGGTGGAGCTGGATGGTACGGTGGCGAAGCTCGGCTATCTTGCGGCTGAGCATGTAGCTGTGGAGCCGGTACTGGTAGGGTGGGTTTTTGTTGGGGTGCAGGGTGATGGCTCGGTGAATTTTACTATTATGGAGATCTCTAATGTACCCCTTTTTGTTCTGTTCGTAATTCTCATAAAAAAGCTGCTGCatctgttaaggaaaaaaaaaaagatgatggctAGGTTAGTATCACGTGACTCTGTCCCTCTAGTCTCGCATTTCCTTACACACCTGCAAAGTCttcaaaaaaatctaaatatttgaaACCTTTCCAAATGAGCCACCACAGCATACCAGAAGCCTTAGGTAAAGCCCAATCTCCAGCAGTCCGATGGGATGAAATGAGTAAGAAATATGAACTGCATCAAGAAATAAGCCTTCATCAATAACCAGAGTTGGCCAGTATAATTCTGAAGGCAAACCGAATTGTAAGAAAGTTTTCCTATAGAAAAGGTGTAATCTTCAGATCACAGTCAGCATACCTGGAAGAGAATGTCACCCTGGGTCCCCACCAAGCCCATGTAAGGGACCCAAGAGCCGAGGTCCCCCCTCCTGAAGACTGGCCCCCAGTGGGAGCTGCTGCCCAGCTGGAAGAGCAGACCCTACAGCTACCCCGACACAGGAAGTGCCCGCATCGATGGTGTAAAGAGAAAAACTCCAGGAGCGGGACCTGACACAGGACTAACACTGCTTCCAGGGAGCTGAAGacaaggaaaggggaggaggccTGCCGTCTGGAAGGGCATGCTGCAGGCGAAGCCAAGGTTCTGCAAGGTCACTGGAAGTGAGCACTTTGACTTGCTTGTTCCTAGTGTCAAGTGCACCTCCCCACGGCCTCTGTGCAGGCAGGAGAGGGTCTGCTCACTCAGCACCGGGGCTCCAGCACTGGCACAGGGCAGCCCATGGCGGGCTCAGAATGTCCAGCTAAAAGGCAGGCAACCCAAACGGGCCCATTATTCCACCAACTCGTCCCCTGTCCTGGGACACTGGcttggggggagcaggggagacaaAGGTTTGAGGTCCATCAGCCCAAATGCGGCACGTTCCTTAAGTCAGGTAGAGAATATACTTAATTCCCCTGAACATCCAAGCAGTGAGATGATGAGTATCTACAAAGCCTTCTGGAACGAAGAATAAAAATCTGCAAAAACCATTCAATAATATTGAAGTTGGTATGTGATAAATTAGTCCTGTTTCATTTGTGGGtcattttggggttttgttcATATTGCTAAATACTAACGCTTGATAGGGTGATATGTATGTGAACCAAGCAGTTTATGTGCCTTTGgaaagtctttcttcttttttttctgagacacgGCAATCAATGTAACAGTAAAATATGGGTTAGGATTTTTACATCCGGCTTTCTTCTTCGATATACTACAAACTACCAATAAATAAAgccaataagaaagaaaaaaaggggaaatactTCCACAGAATGGTgacagagatagaaacagagagagaaagacagagaggaagagggggcaAAGAATACAGGCCAGGTTCTGAGCAAGGCCTCCACCCACATTCACTCCCTCACTCAATTCTCAGGGAGCCACGAGTCTGGCAAATGCTGACCTTCTCAAACTCGGCCCTTTGCTCTCCTGGACGCCTGTGAGGTCCGTTCGCACAGTAGGACTTAGCCTGGAATAAGACAACATCTCGGAAGTGCCCTGTTTCCAACTTTCTTCCCACAAGGTCTGTGATCAACATGTGACCTGGGTGCATGGGATCAGCCACTGAGGTAGttcccaaattttaaattaattagaaaaagcAGTCAGGTGTCAAAGAAGCTAGAAGGCAGGCAGGGTGCTCCCTGACCGGCCTGCAGGGCCCCTCGTAGTTTCTGCTCCCAGGGGATAGCATACAACACAGGCACTCACTGATGTGCGACTTTACACACGTCTTCTGTCATTTACCAGGCAATGCGGGAGAGCAAAACTCTAATGCTGGACTCAAATGGCCAGAAGCAAGGCTGCAGTCCGGGATGTGCTTAGGGAAAGCAGGGCGTCTGGACTCCCCTTACCACTGCGGGCCCCAACAGCAGCCCGGAGGCCCTTCCTCCAGTTATCTgagtcctgcccccacccctcccctgaggATGCCACCTGGGTGCGGGGGAGCTCCGGAAAGGACACAGCGGTGCCCCCACCACCATGGCAAAGGAATCAGCAATGGCCCAGGGCTCCATGCCTGCGGACTAGTAAAACAACTACTGTACGAGAGACGGAAGGCTAtgtaataatttatatgtatttgttatgatgacatagtattttcattttgtccatttaaaatttttaacagtgGGCATGAAGAACCATAGCTTGTTTTAAAGGTCTCTCCATTTGCAAGAATGTAAACACAATGAACCATACAAGCTGCTTTCCAAAATTAGGTCAGAAGAGCCTGAAGCCGGTGGTGCTCCTTGCCCCTCCGGCCCTTGCCCCCTGCAGACAGCTAGTGCTGCCCAGCCCACCTCTCCAGGGTCTCaggccttctcttctctctccaggcTGGGCTATGCCTCCTCAGGGCTTCCCAATGGGGCTCCCTGCAGAATTCTGTTCTCCTTCCCTCAGGGCCATTTTGACACAGTAGCAAAAATGGtcttaaaatacaaatcagaGGCTTATGGCTAAAAATGAAGTCCTAGAACCCATATGATTCTTTCCAAATTATCtcttcaaagagaagaaagaagtaagaaaggAATAAACCCACAAGGAccaagagaatgggagaggaaaCACAGTAGGTAAGAGATGCCCCCAAATGCTGAGGACATGAAAAGGGAGCCAAGGAAGATGGCAGCTAACGGCCTGCTCTAAACAGTAAGCCAATGTGCCCTTCAGAACCCCAGGAAAGGTGCTGTGAAAGGCAGGGGTGAGGCCCAGTGCTGGACCCAGCAAAACCATAGGCACATGGAGGGAGGAGAGCGCTGGCAGATGTCCAGCATCTTCAAAGACATGCTCCAGGTTACTCTGCCATTTAGATGATGGGGGTGTTTCCCAAATTCATGTAGGACTGCCCACCAACTGTAACAGAACCGGGATGCGCGAGGAGCAAGTATTGGAGGTTTCTTAACTCGGTCATCATTTACAGTAGTTGTTCCAGAAGAGATCTGTCTACAGGctccttccctcactcctctAGGACTTAGTTCACTGAACAGCTGGGCAGGGATGAAAGCAAGGCTGACAGCTGGAGGGAAATGAACGTCTAAAGAGCAGGGGTCCCAGCCCTTTCCTCAACTGGGTCTCAGAGCACTCACCCTCCACTCTCCATTCCCAGTAGGAGACTGGAAGAGTCTCTTCTGCATCAATTAAACATTCCCATAGATTATCTGGAGTCTTCCTGCAAAAGGGATCGCCCAAGGCCAGATCACTACAGCTATGACACTAGTTTAAGGAATCTTGCCTACAGGGCTTTCAGTTAGCTTCTTCAATGCCTGAGTCTTCCTTGATCATCAAGAGCCAGGGACCATCAGGCAGCTGAAGGAGGGTTCCAAcaggaaagatggagacagaacacagaaacaaaagactGCCGGAAAGAGAATGCAGTGAACAGAAGAGAAACTCAACAacggaaacaaaaaacaaacctgtagCACATTCACACAGAAAACAAGGCACTCGTGCAACAAAAACTGaatactgtaaaaaaataaaaaaaattaaaaaaaaatcagaaaaaccaaaaaagctcttgaaaataaacataaaatagccaaagaaaaaaaggagagtttGAGGATAAAGCTGAAGGACATCccagaaaagagagatgaaaacaaaaccaggaaacagaaaagtattcattccaaaaagagaaaagcacatgAGGGAGAGAGTAACAATACAAAAAATGGGCTCAGAATTAAAGACACAGTTGCTGAATTAAACCCCAACTACCTAGTACTAAGAGTACAAACTTGGAACACCACAGATAAAGCAATCTGAAAAACTtccaaagaggaggaaaagggccATGTATAAATTAACCAGAAACTAGAGTGCTCTGTCCTGACTGGAAGAGAAAGACCAATGCCTTGTTAAAAGCAGGGGGGGAGTGAAAGTTATTCTCAATGGAGAATTCTCTTCCCAACCAAACGACCCATCAAGTAGGAGGGTAGAAGAGAGATTTTCAGACATTCAAGGACAGTTTTACCTCGTACTCATTCCATCCCAGCTATGAAAGGATGTGCCCTTCTAGAGTGAGGGAATACATCTAGAAAGATGATCACATAGGATCCTGGAAACAAAAGGTAcaacagagaagaaagcaaagagagcCCCAGAAAGACAGTGCAAGTAAGCCCCATAAGAAGAGTGCAATGGACTGGATGTCTGCGGACTCCCAATTCACCCCAACTGACACGCTGAAGCACTCTCAATGTGATGTTATCTGGAGGTGGCGCCTCTGGAAGGTGACTGagtttagatgaagtcatgaggaTGAGGCCCCTGCGGTGGGATGGGGGCCTGTATAAGGGGGTGAAGGGACCAGAGCACTCAGTCCCCACCAAGACGGTACACAAGAAAGCAGGTCTGTAAACCAGGCAGACGGTcgtcaccagaacctgaccatgcagATACCTTCatctcagacctccagcctccagaactgtgagaaatacatttctgctgtttaaaccACCCACTTGACAGTGTTTTTGCTCTGGCAGCCAGGACAGACTTGAGACAAAGAGTTCTAGAGCAGACTGGGGGAACTGGTATCCAGACATTCACTACATCTCCAGAGTCTGGCTCACACTGGACACAAGACGCTCAGCAGGTATTTGGTGAATTTATGATAAACAGGAAAGTCTTTACGCACAGCAGGTATCAAGATACTGTGGCATGATTTAATGCAGAAGAACACAGATGACGAGGGCTGACAGACACGAGATCCTCAGTAACTAACGATGAGGGACAAGCCTGAGGTCCCTCTGGCTAGAATATATTTTGGAATGTAAAAATCAGCAGTGTATCTTGAGGAAAAATAAGTAGCCTTCCAGACAAAGGATGTAGTTGTTACTTGTCCTTTACTCCCTAGAAAACTGAGTCCATGACTACACATTTTATTCTTGGCTATCAAAACCCTATGCATGGAGAGTGATCTCCAAAGGGAGTCCTCTGTGCAGTGCATGGTCTGCTGCACATGACTGCTGCTTCTTACAGGCTCACCAGGACATCACATCCCCGAACACTTTCAGGACTACATTTCTCAACATCTTTTAGAGGCCGTCTGCGGCTATGACTTTCATAGTGTCGGACGTCTCGGCAAGCTTCACCCAAAACAGAGTATGTATGCTAAAggcataaacacaaagaaaattcttGACATTTGACTAACGGGCTTATGGAAGCCTTAAAATCCCCAGGAACGATTACAGACTGAGAATGTGAACTTAGAGGAAAGTTGTAGGTATCTTCTGACTAACCTCTAAAAATCTGAACGAAAGGAATGTTATGtaatatccttttttctttttaaatgaagaaatcttTTACAAGACAGAGATCGCGTGAGCGTGTGTGTTCGGGGGAACAGCACTTATTTTGTTACAAATGAGGCCAAGTCTATGCCCAGACTAGCTCGTGCTCTCCCCTCCTGTATCACCCCCAAAGGATTTACTTAGCACACTAATATtactataaaataaacattttagacaAAGAAGCCACCCACCTGACAGACTGGATGGAAAAGACACCTGCTATGATCCtaagaaaaatctaaataaatagcTCCTTGTCTAAAAGAGCAAATGTGGACATAAGTACTTTACAGGTGAGCAGACAGAATGTCTACAGGTGAGGCCATGCACCTCCACAGAAGGGTACTGATGCTGATACTAAGACCCTGCCCAAATCGGCTTCTGGTGGCACCTTTTGGTCATTCAGCACATTTAACAAATGCCATCAACTTCTATACAAAGCCTTATTGCAAAATGGCTTTGGAGGAAAGGTAAGGAAAAAGGTTGTGAGCGCGCAACACCACCCCCCTCCATCTATCCCCTTCCACTTTTACCCCGTCACCTTTTCCACCTGTTCACATCAAGCGATCTTAGTGCTTTTGGATCTCATGTCTGCCTTTGTAGTATTTTAGGCATTTGCTTTTGCTCTGGGGATCCCTTGCGAAGTTCTCCtcaaattatctttgtttttatcttcac
This region of Lynx canadensis isolate LIC74 chromosome B3, mLynCan4.pri.v2, whole genome shotgun sequence genomic DNA includes:
- the CHSY1 gene encoding chondroitin sulfate synthase 1 — translated: MAARGRRAWLSVLLGLVLGFVLASRLVLPRASELKRAGPRRRASLEGCRPGQAAASQAGEARGDARGAQLWPHGPASDGGPRDRNFLFVGVMTAQKYLQTRAVAAYRTWSKTIPGKVEFFSSEGSDTSIPIPIVPLRGVDDSYPPQKKSFMMLKYMHDHYLEKYEWFMRADDDVYIKGDRLENFLRSLNSSEPLFLGQTGLGTTEEMGKLALEPGENFCMGGPGVIMSREVLRRMVPHIGKCLREMYTTHEDVEVGRCVRRFAGVQCVWSYEMQQLFYENYEQNKKGYIRDLHNSKIHRAITLHPNKNPPYQYRLHSYMLSRKIAELRHRTIQLHREIVLMGRYSNTEIHKEDLQLGIPPSFMRFQPRQREEILEWEFLTGKYLYSAAEGQPPRRGMDSAQREALDDIVMQVMEMINANAKTRGRIIDFKEIQYGYRRVNPMYGAEYILDLLLLYKKHKGKKMTVPVRRHAYLQQTFSKIQFVEHEELDAKELANKINQESGSLSFLSNSLKKLVPFQLPGSKNEHKEPKEKKINILIPLSGRFDMFVRFMGNFEKTCLIPNQNVKLVVLLFNSDSNPDKAKQVELMRDYRIKYPKADMQILPVSGEFSRALALEVGSSQFSNESLLFFCDVDLVFTTEFLQRCRANTVLGQQIYFPIIFSQYDPKIVYSGKVPSDNHFAFTQKTGFWRNYGFGITCIYKGDLVRVGGFDVSIQGWGLEDVDLFNKVVQAGLKTFRSQEVGVVHVHHPVFCDPNLDPKQYKMCLGSKASTYGSTQQLAEMWLEKNDPSYSKNSNNSGSVRTA